From a region of the Methylomonas rapida genome:
- the ispC gene encoding 1-deoxy-D-xylulose-5-phosphate reductoisomerase, whose product MKGICILGATGSIGVSTLDVVARHPDKYQVVALTANGNIDALYEQCLAHHPEYAVVVMESKVAEFKQRIAASPVADIKVLSGSEALQQVATLENVDTVMAAIVGAAGLLPTLAAAKAGKTVLLANKEALVMSGQIFMQAVSDSGAVLLPIDSEHNAIFQCMPAGYTPGHTAKQARRILLTASGGPFRRTPIETLSSVTPDQAVAHPKWDMGRKISVDSATMMNKGLELIEACLLFNMEPDQIEVVIHPQSIIHSMVDYVDGSVLAQMGNPDMRTPIAHAMAWPERFDSGVAPLDIFEVGHMDFEKPDLKRFPCLRLAYEAIKSGGIMPTVLNAANEIAVEAFLNEEVKFTDIAVIIERSMAQFKPDDAGSLELVLQADQDAREVARDIIKTLVA is encoded by the coding sequence ATGAAAGGTATTTGCATATTGGGCGCTACCGGTTCGATCGGTGTCAGCACGCTGGATGTCGTTGCCAGGCATCCGGATAAATATCAAGTCGTTGCGCTGACCGCCAATGGTAATATCGACGCATTGTATGAACAATGCCTGGCCCACCATCCGGAGTATGCGGTGGTGGTCATGGAAAGCAAGGTGGCAGAGTTCAAACAGCGCATTGCCGCTTCGCCGGTAGCGGATATCAAGGTCTTGTCGGGTAGCGAGGCCTTGCAACAGGTGGCCACGCTGGAAAACGTCGATACGGTGATGGCGGCTATCGTCGGCGCGGCCGGATTGTTGCCGACCTTGGCGGCGGCCAAGGCCGGCAAAACCGTGCTGTTGGCCAACAAGGAAGCCTTGGTGATGTCGGGACAAATCTTCATGCAGGCTGTCAGCGATTCCGGCGCTGTATTGCTGCCGATAGACAGCGAGCACAACGCCATCTTTCAGTGCATGCCGGCGGGTTATACGCCAGGCCATACAGCCAAACAGGCGCGCCGCATTTTATTGACCGCTTCCGGTGGCCCATTTCGACGGACGCCGATTGAAACCTTGTCCAGCGTCACGCCGGATCAGGCCGTTGCCCATCCTAAATGGGACATGGGGCGCAAGATTTCGGTCGATTCCGCCACCATGATGAACAAAGGTCTCGAACTGATCGAAGCCTGCTTGTTGTTCAACATGGAGCCCGACCAGATTGAAGTCGTCATTCATCCGCAGAGCATCATTCATTCGATGGTGGACTATGTCGATGGTTCGGTTTTGGCGCAGATGGGTAATCCCGACATGCGCACGCCGATAGCGCACGCGATGGCCTGGCCGGAGCGCTTTGACTCTGGTGTGGCGCCGCTGGATATTTTCGAAGTAGGGCACATGGATTTCGAAAAACCCGACTTGAAACGGTTTCCTTGTCTGAGATTGGCTTATGAAGCCATCAAGTCTGGTGGAATTATGCCAACGGTATTGAACGCAGCCAATGAAATTGCTGTCGAAGCGTTTTTAAATGAAGAAGTCAAATTCACTGACATCGCGGTCATCATCGAGCGCAGCATGGCCCAGTTTAAACCGGACGATGCCGGCAGCCTCGAATTGGTTTTGCAGGCCGATCAAGATGCGCGCGAGGTGGCTAGAGACATCATCAAGACCTTGGTAGCTTAA
- the rseP gene encoding RIP metalloprotease RseP, which produces METLHTLFYFIVAIAILVAFHELGHFWVARKTGVKVIRFSIGFGKKLWVFQKSPDQTEFVISAIPLGGYVKMVDEREGEVRPEDLPYAFNRQSVAVRTAIVAAGPLFNLILAVFLFWLVMIIGETGLKPILGEVQPGTLAAEAGFQSGDEILRVNQKPTPTWSIALDEVFSSAIDGQRDIVVDVKTSDEQQQFRVIALVDEDIKSPEDFNERLGLKPWMPLIKPVIGKLLEDGAAKQAGLQSGDLILSADGQAIQDWRQWVEYVQAKPDTPIKVVVERHEVQVELQIIPRKEAQQDGKVIGKIGAGVDVPKELLSGLQVEYSLSPVAAIPAAFEKTWFYATSTLKMIGKMFIGTASVDNLSGPISIAQYAGQSAEMGFTAFLKFLGLVSVSLGVLNLLPVPVLDGGHLLFYAVELIKGSPVPDRLQMYFQQLGMFLLMALMALALFLDLDRLFQ; this is translated from the coding sequence ATGGAAACCCTTCACACCCTGTTTTATTTCATCGTTGCGATCGCGATTCTGGTTGCCTTTCATGAATTGGGCCACTTCTGGGTGGCCCGTAAAACAGGGGTCAAAGTCATACGTTTTTCGATTGGCTTTGGCAAGAAATTATGGGTGTTTCAAAAGTCCCCGGACCAAACCGAATTTGTTATCTCCGCCATCCCGCTGGGCGGTTACGTCAAAATGGTGGATGAGCGGGAAGGCGAAGTAAGGCCCGAGGATTTGCCTTATGCTTTCAATCGCCAGTCGGTCGCGGTCAGAACGGCCATCGTCGCGGCGGGGCCGTTGTTTAATCTGATCCTGGCCGTGTTCCTGTTTTGGTTGGTCATGATCATCGGGGAAACCGGTTTGAAGCCGATTCTGGGCGAGGTTCAGCCCGGTACGCTTGCGGCCGAGGCCGGTTTTCAATCCGGCGACGAAATCCTCAGAGTCAATCAAAAGCCGACGCCCACGTGGTCAATCGCGTTGGACGAAGTGTTTTCTTCTGCCATCGATGGCCAACGCGATATCGTGGTGGATGTCAAAACCAGCGATGAACAACAGCAATTCCGGGTCATTGCCTTGGTCGATGAGGATATCAAAAGTCCGGAAGACTTCAATGAACGATTGGGGCTGAAGCCCTGGATGCCGTTGATTAAACCGGTCATCGGCAAGCTGCTGGAAGATGGCGCCGCCAAACAAGCCGGTTTGCAGAGCGGCGATTTGATTCTTAGTGCCGATGGGCAAGCCATTCAGGATTGGCGGCAATGGGTGGAGTATGTGCAGGCAAAGCCTGATACCCCGATCAAGGTCGTGGTCGAACGCCATGAAGTGCAAGTCGAATTGCAAATAATTCCGCGCAAGGAAGCTCAGCAGGACGGTAAGGTGATTGGCAAGATCGGTGCGGGCGTTGATGTACCCAAGGAATTGTTGAGCGGTTTACAAGTCGAATATTCATTGTCGCCTGTCGCGGCCATCCCTGCGGCCTTCGAAAAAACCTGGTTTTACGCGACCAGCACATTGAAAATGATAGGGAAAATGTTCATCGGCACAGCTTCGGTCGATAATTTGAGCGGTCCCATCAGCATTGCTCAATATGCCGGGCAATCCGCGGAAATGGGCTTCACGGCATTTCTGAAGTTTCTGGGCCTGGTCAGCGTCAGTCTGGGCGTTTTGAATCTATTGCCGGTACCGGTACTGGATGGCGGGCATTTGTTGTTCTATGCCGTCGAATTGATTAAAGGCAGTCCGGTACCCGACCGCCTGCAGATGTATTTTCAACAACTAGGAATGTTTTTGTTGATGGCCTTGATGGCCTTGGCATTATTTCTGGATTTGGATCGACTGTTTCAGTAA
- a CDS encoding DsbC family protein, with the protein MKKISKVLAVLAAMVVASGATADEAAVKKVIAEFMPGSAIDSIKPAEIKGLYEVVTGGSIFYASEDGRYLLQGQMYDAVAKKNITENKLADVRKAALDKVGEKNMIIFKPENSKHSVSVFTDIDCGYCRKLHSEIDQYMAQGITVRYLFFPRAGKGSDSYAKAVSVWCADDRRKALTAAKKGESLDAKTCENPIDQHMELGEAFGMTGTPMIVTEKGNVLPGYVPAAQLAKVLASE; encoded by the coding sequence ATGAAAAAAATTTCAAAAGTTTTGGCTGTTTTGGCAGCGATGGTTGTGGCAAGCGGCGCTACAGCCGATGAAGCCGCCGTAAAAAAAGTGATCGCTGAATTCATGCCGGGGTCTGCGATCGATTCCATCAAACCGGCTGAAATCAAGGGTCTCTACGAGGTCGTCACTGGCGGTAGTATTTTTTATGCCTCCGAAGATGGCCGATACTTGCTGCAAGGGCAGATGTACGATGCGGTGGCGAAAAAAAACATCACCGAGAACAAGTTGGCCGATGTGCGCAAGGCGGCATTGGATAAGGTCGGCGAAAAAAACATGATCATTTTCAAGCCGGAAAACAGCAAGCATTCGGTTTCGGTGTTTACCGACATCGATTGCGGCTACTGCCGCAAGCTGCATTCGGAAATCGATCAATACATGGCGCAAGGCATTACCGTGCGTTATTTGTTCTTTCCTAGAGCGGGCAAGGGCTCTGATTCCTATGCAAAAGCGGTATCGGTTTGGTGCGCGGATGACAGACGGAAGGCTCTGACGGCGGCAAAAAAAGGCGAGTCCTTGGATGCTAAAACTTGCGAAAACCCGATTGATCAACACATGGAATTGGGCGAGGCATTTGGCATGACGGGGACGCCGATGATCGTGACTGAAAAGGGCAATGTGTTGCCGGGTTATGTGCCGGCGGCTCAATTGGCAAAAGTTTTGGCGAGTGAATGA
- a CDS encoding transcriptional repressor, with protein sequence MTDNTSIESSGIEHDHNQCIRDAISVAEQVCTTRGVQLTPIRHKILELIWNSHRAIKAYDLLDQIRPINDAAKPSTVYRALDFLLEQGLIHRVESLNAFVGCRSSGTQHDQLLLICTACHNVEERAAPDVFAALSEEMRNAAFNPQRKTIEIHGLCKRCSAA encoded by the coding sequence ATGACGGACAATACAAGCATCGAATCATCAGGCATCGAACACGACCATAATCAGTGTATTCGAGACGCAATTTCCGTGGCCGAGCAGGTATGCACGACACGCGGTGTGCAATTGACGCCCATACGACACAAGATTCTCGAATTGATTTGGAATAGCCATAGGGCAATCAAAGCCTACGATTTATTGGATCAAATTCGCCCCATCAATGATGCGGCCAAGCCCTCTACGGTATATCGGGCTCTGGATTTCTTACTGGAACAAGGGCTGATTCACCGCGTTGAAAGCCTCAATGCCTTTGTAGGCTGCCGCAGCTCCGGAACGCAGCACGATCAGTTATTGCTGATTTGCACAGCATGCCACAACGTCGAGGAACGAGCCGCACCCGACGTTTTCGCCGCCCTATCGGAAGAAATGCGCAACGCCGCCTTCAATCCCCAACGCAAAACCATAGAAATTCATGGCCTTTGCAAGCGCTGCTCTGCCGCATGA
- a CDS encoding diguanylate cyclase domain-containing protein, with the protein MIGISFYQQVEDDKQYSQKIAYKQAEMFFDYLVLMRQWNSRHGGVYAPISEHNPPNPYLNTPYRDIVSPDGKPLTLINPTYMTRQLAEMQLRQSGIRFHVTSLTPLRPESKADEWEVQALKAFENGQPSYTELADIKGKPYYRYMAPLKLDAECLKCHAVADKRMGDVGGGISVSIPASDIDEFIGHRFERLKKSHFFIAATGVIALLIAYWAQSKLTRRLTRAENHLQLAYLDALTLLPNRRYYDAFLRREWKRATRHRYPLSMIMIDIDYFKAYNDSMGHQEGDQCLRQVARTLRRYFRRSGDLIARYGGEEFCVVAACDASQILQLADILRMAVEMMHLPHPSSPISQYVTISLGVATLIPNEKIECTELLHQADQALYAAKHSGRNRVAKYQD; encoded by the coding sequence ATGATCGGTATTTCCTTTTATCAACAGGTTGAGGACGACAAGCAATACAGTCAGAAAATCGCCTATAAACAAGCGGAAATGTTCTTTGATTACCTGGTCTTGATGCGACAATGGAATAGTCGCCATGGCGGTGTGTATGCCCCGATCAGTGAACACAATCCCCCCAATCCTTACCTGAACACACCTTATCGGGATATTGTCAGTCCTGATGGCAAGCCGCTGACGCTGATCAATCCAACTTATATGACCCGCCAGTTAGCCGAAATGCAATTACGGCAATCCGGGATTCGGTTTCACGTCACGAGTCTCACTCCCCTTCGTCCCGAAAGCAAAGCCGACGAGTGGGAAGTTCAAGCGCTTAAAGCCTTTGAAAATGGACAGCCGTCTTATACCGAATTGGCCGACATCAAGGGCAAGCCTTATTATCGTTACATGGCACCGCTCAAATTGGACGCAGAGTGCCTCAAATGTCATGCGGTTGCCGACAAGCGTATGGGTGATGTCGGCGGCGGTATCAGTGTCAGTATCCCTGCCTCCGATATCGATGAATTCATAGGTCACCGGTTCGAACGGCTGAAAAAGTCGCATTTTTTCATCGCCGCTACTGGTGTCATAGCCCTGTTGATTGCCTATTGGGCGCAATCCAAATTGACACGGCGCCTGACCCGGGCCGAAAACCATCTGCAACTGGCCTATCTGGATGCGCTGACCTTGTTGCCGAATCGGCGCTATTACGATGCTTTTTTGCGCAGGGAATGGAAACGCGCCACGAGGCATCGTTATCCGCTGTCCATGATCATGATAGACATCGATTATTTCAAGGCCTATAACGACAGCATGGGGCATCAGGAGGGCGATCAGTGCTTGCGCCAGGTTGCCCGCACCTTGCGGCGCTATTTCAGACGCTCGGGGGATTTGATTGCGCGTTATGGCGGCGAAGAGTTTTGCGTGGTGGCGGCTTGCGATGCGTCGCAAATCCTGCAGTTGGCGGACATTTTGAGGATGGCGGTGGAAATGATGCATTTACCGCATCCGAGTTCTCCTATATCGCAATACGTGACGATCAGTCTGGGGGTGGCGACATTGATTCCTAATGAGAAGATCGAGTGCACTGAGTTGTTGCACCAAGCCGATCAAGCCTTGTATGCGGCCAAACATTCCGGTAGAAATCGCGTGGCAAAATATCAGGACTGA
- the ppdK gene encoding pyruvate, phosphate dikinase, whose protein sequence is MNPKYSFSFKNGDGKNKALLGGKGANLCEMTQMGLNVPPGFVITTATCLQYLENKQLPADLMDEVRQQIADIEQETGKQFGGNSDPLLVSVRSGSAISMPGMMDTILNLGLNKQTLAAMIEMTDDPRFVYDAYRRFIQLFGKVALGIEDEKFDFHFENVKRAAGIKADVALSADQLQEISDLFLMVVHEETGKPFPEDVYEQLEIAIKAVFNSWLGKRAVDYRREFHITPDIANGTAVNIVTMVFGNMGDDCATGVGFTRNPGTGVNEMYGEYLVNAQGEDVVAGIRTPKPVHEMAKEMPEQYRQLVELRNKLEAHYKEVQDYEYTIERGVLYCLQTRNGKMNATAMVKTSIDMVNEGLISKERALLRINPELLEQLLHPQLAADHGQQPLAQGLPASPGAACGKCVFDADTAVRLAKTGEDLILLREETKPEDIHGFFAAQGVLTSRGGKTSHAAVVARGMGKACVAGAEDIKVDVRARLAIVGDIHIKEGDLITIDGGTGDIYLGRIPTIKPSFSPELKTLLSWADENARLRVHANADTPAMARLAAEYGAKGIGLCRTERMFNAVDRLPLVIDMILAHNTEEREAALAKLFPIQRDDFEQLFEAMSPYPVTVRLLDPPMHEFLPNEHQLLDEINALKHYLTIVKGQRVTLETLAGHPELPTPFNQLNEEVILEAIAKKEMMLDKVLELFEVNPMLGHRGVRLGMSYPEIYKMQIRSILEAAARCVKQRIPVEPEIMVPQVITAQELKKVKQFVDEIQAEVEAQYKISLKFKFGTMIETVRACTRADHLAKIADFFSFGTNDLTQATFSFSREDAENKFLPLYEDSGLLQDNPFETLDIQGLGKLMKMAVEWGRQTRPDLKVGICGEHGGHPRSIKFCHDLGLNYVSCSAPRIPVARLAAAHAKLLEAQST, encoded by the coding sequence ATGAACCCGAAATACAGCTTCTCATTCAAAAATGGCGACGGAAAAAACAAGGCGTTATTAGGTGGTAAAGGCGCCAACCTTTGCGAGATGACGCAAATGGGGCTCAATGTTCCGCCCGGTTTTGTGATCACCACCGCCACTTGTCTGCAATATCTGGAAAACAAGCAACTGCCCGCCGACTTGATGGACGAAGTGCGCCAGCAAATCGCCGATATCGAACAAGAAACCGGCAAGCAATTCGGTGGCAATAGCGATCCTTTATTGGTGTCGGTGCGCTCCGGCTCCGCCATTTCGATGCCGGGCATGATGGACACTATCTTGAATCTGGGTTTGAACAAGCAAACCCTGGCGGCGATGATAGAGATGACCGACGATCCGCGCTTTGTCTACGACGCCTACCGCCGCTTCATTCAGTTGTTCGGTAAAGTGGCACTGGGCATAGAGGACGAAAAATTCGATTTTCATTTCGAAAACGTCAAGCGGGCCGCCGGCATCAAGGCCGACGTGGCGTTGAGCGCCGACCAACTGCAGGAAATCAGCGACCTGTTCCTGATGGTCGTGCATGAAGAAACCGGCAAACCATTTCCTGAAGACGTCTACGAACAACTGGAAATTGCCATCAAGGCGGTGTTCAACTCTTGGCTGGGCAAACGCGCGGTCGATTACCGCCGCGAATTTCACATCACGCCGGACATCGCCAACGGCACTGCGGTCAACATCGTGACGATGGTGTTCGGCAACATGGGCGATGATTGCGCCACCGGTGTCGGCTTTACCCGCAACCCCGGTACTGGTGTCAACGAAATGTACGGCGAATATCTGGTCAACGCCCAAGGCGAGGACGTGGTCGCCGGTATTCGCACACCCAAACCGGTACACGAAATGGCCAAGGAAATGCCCGAGCAATACCGGCAACTGGTCGAACTGCGCAACAAACTGGAAGCGCATTACAAGGAAGTGCAGGATTACGAGTACACCATCGAACGCGGCGTGCTGTATTGCCTGCAAACCCGTAACGGCAAAATGAACGCGACCGCGATGGTGAAAACCTCGATCGACATGGTCAACGAAGGCTTGATCAGCAAGGAACGCGCCTTGCTGCGGATCAATCCCGAATTATTGGAACAATTGCTGCACCCGCAATTGGCGGCCGATCACGGCCAACAACCCTTGGCCCAAGGCCTGCCCGCCTCGCCGGGCGCGGCATGCGGCAAATGCGTATTCGACGCCGATACGGCGGTCCGCCTGGCCAAAACCGGTGAAGACCTCATTCTGCTGCGCGAGGAAACCAAACCGGAAGACATCCACGGCTTTTTCGCCGCCCAAGGCGTCTTGACCAGCCGCGGCGGCAAAACTTCGCACGCCGCCGTGGTCGCCCGCGGCATGGGTAAAGCTTGCGTGGCCGGCGCCGAGGACATCAAGGTCGATGTGCGCGCCCGCCTAGCCATCGTCGGCGACATCCATATCAAGGAAGGCGATTTGATCACGATCGACGGCGGCACCGGCGATATTTATCTGGGCCGCATCCCGACCATCAAGCCATCCTTTTCACCAGAGCTGAAAACCCTGCTGAGCTGGGCCGATGAAAATGCCCGCCTGCGCGTACACGCCAACGCCGATACGCCGGCGATGGCTAGATTGGCCGCCGAATACGGCGCCAAGGGCATAGGCTTGTGCCGCACCGAACGCATGTTCAACGCAGTCGACCGTTTGCCGCTGGTGATCGACATGATCCTGGCGCACAACACCGAGGAACGCGAAGCGGCGCTGGCTAAACTATTCCCGATTCAACGCGACGATTTCGAGCAATTGTTCGAAGCGATGTCGCCCTACCCCGTGACCGTGCGCCTGCTCGATCCGCCGATGCACGAGTTTCTGCCCAACGAACACCAGTTGCTGGATGAAATCAATGCGCTAAAGCATTACCTGACCATCGTCAAAGGCCAGCGGGTCACGCTGGAAACTTTGGCCGGCCACCCAGAACTGCCGACGCCGTTCAATCAGCTCAATGAAGAAGTGATACTGGAAGCGATCGCGAAAAAAGAGATGATGCTGGACAAGGTACTTGAATTGTTCGAAGTCAATCCGATGCTGGGACACCGTGGCGTGCGTCTGGGCATGAGTTACCCTGAAATCTACAAGATGCAAATCCGCTCGATTCTGGAAGCCGCGGCCCGCTGCGTGAAGCAGCGCATTCCGGTCGAACCGGAAATCATGGTGCCGCAAGTCATCACCGCGCAAGAACTAAAAAAGGTCAAACAGTTCGTCGACGAAATTCAGGCCGAAGTCGAGGCGCAGTACAAAATCAGCTTGAAATTCAAATTCGGCACGATGATAGAAACCGTGCGCGCCTGCACCCGCGCCGATCATCTGGCGAAAATCGCCGACTTTTTCTCGTTCGGCACCAACGACCTGACGCAAGCCACCTTTTCATTCTCGCGGGAAGATGCGGAAAACAAGTTTTTACCGCTGTATGAGGATTCAGGCCTGTTGCAGGACAATCCGTTCGAAACCCTCGACATTCAAGGCCTGGGCAAGCTGATGAAGATGGCGGTGGAATGGGGCCGACAAACCCGTCCTGACCTCAAAGTGGGTATTTGCGGCGAACACGGCGGCCACCCGCGCTCGATTAAGTTCTGCCATGACTTGGGCTTGAATTATGTATCGTGCTCGGCACCCAGAATACCGGTCGCGCGCTTGGCGGCCGCGCACGCCAAATTGCTGGAAGCCCAATCGACCTAA